One window from the genome of Treponema sp. OMZ 838 encodes:
- a CDS encoding DUF2357 domain-containing protein → MDKETRDYSTLLKSLTVEDSKEKLLLSLRDWYYRIIETDPETGDPLDTDLTALLDKLIEIKSYTDDKNVYDWIFNIFSYSKRGLFHIFEAPRKEILRFHEQMPVYQAREIDSMGIIDISRRPGRTVREKIAAKPSVIAVKRQQSVDTLENRLLKKLIIRATYILEERLNIFTAEPLQIENEDSELSILYSKLCKWLKSDEAQEIGVWQNLPPNNILLCDKYYKKVWATWRYILELTDIIENDMNNVDNYLAVYIFWKTSALLQQRKCKIKQLPVKFSIKNEILIETMGYGENAGVVIEADDFKLKIKGNIITFTSEAGEEHSINIAYNFFQIDGKKYPDKLLNLFDANEIAGKLANSISYSPDRRIVYSNNTEEQIFTVMDFSSECYYGISNTEFIDSKTESAAPYPLKLLRQFWKADDSSELINVDCAASPSIHKDRLNNYKIDSISFDDILYDSIIRKEVSIELKTEAAYNFMNSMRDYYNTNNFYYIMPDYLEDFSLGLIRSTASSVFTNANPIPSSIGSVFSFQHSNEFPHYAIKDNDFVFVIEKKEFTADKKLLSITPITAKTTYKQNEKTEEINLKSIKEIPGGVRWEHHPPVVISDYKPSKIMEYILAAVKNTEDKLDSSCIYIISGQDSIKDARLNMPNPNWTFINIPFKPIHGIASFVKLQHRISDIPLWSEHLPNVQMTVIKKGRRHYINLTNEKTVLPIRGKAQEIPISETFILNKNVKEYHFRLVRGIGKDTSALKYEACLTNSAFPLKADTSCELKMYYTYGQEQPFDLYFVSINSSNFVRAKVQWKEIDETKFPVPNFPPERTWSEFINWKDSRSNTPRNLVEWEENNFNSIIDLTHFYADEENKFKRYTCNIPSNFTPNYHKDIHGYYFVIKLNETEYVKIYQTQFKAVENCNSFSFSINTKHKPKFDDGVTLYSSIGLTKGISLSTKLISSFIRRYRFPTMQIWNFGHSIITNTQVPIAFKEKFNSIKQALKSLLYNHAVQEQEILWNELFLYACILHKDCLDISSDLMKIKLQETIDFEQHWKIIEQKIFQFGYFIGDANTPIQKKVFDWALDLADQDSKLNSFKLQILTIALWRCEHLLSTISITQMETVFNQVIDGIKDEYHKLKQEISLSNRKLNPLRSHLELLCALIRSRRFGIEYQQLFSPFNSRIQQLISDIEHIYAWLNKNSKELFAKQIKFTLSDSKSNNNFIDYLLLWLDGENSTEMPKVESATDDATGEDEELPSDDDDE, encoded by the coding sequence ATGGATAAAGAAACACGGGATTATTCAACACTCTTGAAATCTTTAACTGTAGAAGATTCTAAAGAGAAATTATTACTTTCTTTACGGGATTGGTACTATAGAATTATCGAAACGGATCCTGAAACAGGAGATCCACTCGATACTGATCTAACTGCCTTGCTTGATAAACTTATAGAAATAAAGTCATACACAGACGATAAAAATGTTTACGATTGGATATTTAATATTTTTTCATACAGTAAAAGAGGTCTTTTTCATATTTTTGAAGCTCCTCGAAAAGAAATTCTCCGTTTTCATGAACAAATGCCGGTTTATCAGGCAAGAGAAATCGATTCGATGGGGATTATAGATATTTCTAGAAGGCCAGGTAGAACAGTTAGAGAAAAAATAGCTGCCAAACCTTCCGTTATAGCTGTAAAAAGGCAACAAAGCGTAGATACTTTGGAAAATCGCTTATTAAAAAAATTAATAATAAGAGCAACATATATTCTGGAAGAAAGATTGAATATATTCACTGCCGAACCGCTTCAAATAGAAAACGAAGATTCAGAGCTTTCTATTTTATATTCAAAATTATGTAAATGGCTTAAGAGTGATGAGGCGCAAGAAATCGGTGTATGGCAAAATTTACCGCCAAATAATATTCTTTTATGTGATAAATATTATAAAAAGGTCTGGGCTACATGGCGATATATTCTTGAACTGACTGATATTATCGAAAATGATATGAATAACGTAGATAATTATTTAGCAGTCTATATATTCTGGAAAACAAGCGCATTATTACAGCAACGGAAATGCAAGATTAAGCAACTTCCTGTAAAATTTTCTATAAAAAATGAAATTTTAATAGAAACTATGGGTTATGGAGAAAATGCAGGGGTTGTTATTGAGGCTGATGATTTTAAATTAAAGATTAAAGGTAATATCATTACTTTTACATCGGAGGCCGGAGAAGAACATTCAATTAATATTGCTTATAATTTTTTTCAAATTGATGGAAAAAAATACCCTGATAAATTATTAAATCTGTTTGATGCTAATGAAATTGCCGGTAAACTTGCAAATTCAATTTCTTACTCTCCCGATAGAAGAATAGTTTATTCGAATAATACGGAAGAACAAATTTTTACGGTTATGGATTTTTCGTCAGAATGCTATTACGGCATTTCAAATACGGAATTTATTGATAGTAAAACTGAATCAGCCGCACCTTATCCGTTGAAATTATTACGCCAATTCTGGAAGGCTGATGATTCTTCGGAATTAATTAATGTTGATTGCGCCGCATCGCCATCAATTCATAAAGATAGATTGAATAATTATAAGATTGATTCAATATCTTTTGATGATATTTTATATGATAGCATTATACGTAAAGAAGTTTCTATAGAATTAAAAACGGAAGCGGCATATAATTTTATGAATTCGATGAGAGATTATTACAATACAAATAATTTCTACTATATTATGCCGGACTATCTTGAAGACTTTTCATTAGGGCTCATACGTTCTACAGCAAGCTCTGTTTTTACCAATGCGAACCCCATTCCTAGTAGTATCGGGTCAGTCTTTTCTTTTCAACATAGTAACGAATTTCCTCATTATGCCATCAAAGACAATGATTTTGTATTTGTAATTGAAAAAAAAGAATTTACCGCTGACAAAAAACTTTTATCAATTACACCTATTACTGCAAAAACAACATATAAGCAAAATGAGAAAACTGAAGAGATTAATTTAAAATCAATAAAAGAAATACCGGGAGGTGTTCGCTGGGAGCATCATCCGCCTGTTGTTATTAGTGATTATAAACCTTCAAAGATAATGGAGTATATTCTTGCGGCCGTAAAAAATACGGAAGATAAGCTTGACTCTTCATGTATCTATATTATTTCCGGTCAAGACTCAATAAAAGATGCGCGGCTCAACATGCCTAATCCCAATTGGACATTCATAAATATCCCATTTAAGCCGATACACGGGATTGCCTCTTTTGTAAAACTTCAACATCGAATTTCCGATATCCCTTTGTGGAGTGAACATCTGCCGAATGTACAGATGACTGTTATTAAGAAAGGCCGAAGGCACTATATTAACTTAACAAACGAGAAAACCGTTCTTCCGATACGCGGAAAAGCTCAAGAAATACCTATTTCGGAAACTTTTATTCTTAATAAAAATGTAAAAGAATATCATTTCAGATTGGTCAGAGGTATCGGTAAAGATACCTCTGCTTTGAAATATGAGGCTTGCTTAACAAATTCGGCATTCCCATTAAAAGCAGACACTTCTTGCGAATTAAAAATGTATTATACATACGGACAAGAGCAACCCTTTGACTTGTATTTTGTATCAATCAACTCATCAAACTTTGTACGTGCAAAAGTTCAATGGAAAGAAATTGATGAAACTAAATTCCCTGTTCCGAATTTTCCTCCTGAGCGGACATGGAGCGAGTTTATTAATTGGAAAGATAGCCGTAGTAATACTCCCCGTAATTTAGTTGAATGGGAAGAAAATAATTTTAACAGTATTATCGATTTAACTCATTTTTATGCAGACGAAGAAAATAAATTTAAAAGATACACATGTAATATTCCTTCTAATTTTACTCCAAATTATCATAAGGATATTCATGGTTATTATTTCGTTATCAAATTGAATGAAACCGAATATGTAAAAATATATCAAACGCAATTTAAGGCAGTCGAAAACTGTAATAGTTTTTCTTTTTCAATTAATACAAAACATAAACCTAAATTTGATGATGGAGTGACATTATATTCTTCTATAGGATTAACTAAAGGTATAAGTTTATCTACAAAATTAATTTCATCATTTATAAGAAGATATAGATTCCCAACAATGCAGATATGGAATTTCGGTCATTCAATTATTACAAATACCCAAGTACCGATAGCTTTTAAAGAAAAATTTAATTCTATAAAACAAGCCCTTAAATCGCTGTTATATAATCACGCAGTTCAAGAGCAAGAAATCTTATGGAACGAATTATTCTTGTATGCATGTATACTTCATAAAGATTGTCTCGATATATCATCAGACTTAATGAAAATAAAGTTACAAGAGACAATTGATTTTGAACAACATTGGAAAATCATAGAGCAAAAAATCTTCCAATTCGGATATTTTATAGGAGATGCAAATACTCCTATTCAAAAAAAGGTTTTTGATTGGGCTTTAGATTTGGCAGATCAGGATTCAAAACTAAATTCTTTTAAGCTTCAAATTCTTACAATTGCGTTGTGGCGATGTGAGCATCTATTATCTACAATTTCTATTACTCAAATGGAAACTGTATTTAATCAGGTAATAGATGGAATAAAAGATGAATATCATAAACTAAAACAGGAAATATCACTTTCTAATAGAAAACTAAATCCCTTGCGCTCTCATTTAGAATTATTATGTGCATTAATCCGCTCAAGACGCTTTGGGATAGAATATCAGCAGCTTTTTTCCCCGTTTAATTCAAGAATTCAGCAACTGATTTCCGATATAGAACATATCTATGCATGGTTAAATAAAAATAGTAAAGAACTATTTGCAAAACAAATTAAGTTCACCTTATCGGATTCCAAATCTAATAATAACTTTATTGATTATTTATTACTATGGTTAGATGGCGAAAATTCGACGGAAATGCCAAAAGTCGAGAGTGCAACAGATGATGCAACAGGCGAGGATGAGGAACTTCCTTCGGATGATGATGATGAATAA
- the rpsU gene encoding 30S ribosomal protein S21, with protein sequence MASIVIDDSENLEKAIKRFKRQVEKEGIIREWKKREYYEKPSTILNRKKKALQRKLMKKNRKSYDSKSY encoded by the coding sequence GTGGCAAGTATCGTTATTGATGATTCCGAAAACCTTGAAAAAGCAATTAAGCGTTTTAAGCGCCAAGTTGAAAAAGAGGGAATTATCCGCGAATGGAAGAAACGCGAATACTATGAAAAGCCGTCTACTATTTTAAATAGAAAGAAGAAGGCTCTTCAGCGCAAGTTAATGAAAAAAAACCGCAAATCGTATGATTCAAAATCATACTAA